One Symbiobacterium terraclitae DNA window includes the following coding sequences:
- a CDS encoding M24 family metallopeptidase, with protein MNESNARFGAIRAALRRLGMAAGLVTHPTSMRYLTGWSNPSKRFSGLLVPADGDPVLLLPALEEESARAATALRLVTWSDGEDPFARLAGLLREAGAGGGALALEQEAFPVGQLVRVAGALGLAPGALLGSVADLSPVLSDLRECKGDDEVARIQRAADLLGPALDVAMKAIRPGITERELARTLEDAMAAAGAEGVAFPTHVLFGPASALPHGETGDRVLERGQVVLMDFGALYRGYRSDITRTVCCGEWPEELARVYDVVLAANRAAIAAVKPGVALGDVDRAARRVIEEAGYGEYFIHRTGHGLGLEIHEEPYVVAGNPKRLRPGNVVTIEPGVYLPGVGGVRIEDDVVVTETGCRVLTSWTKERLTAG; from the coding sequence GTGAACGAGAGCAACGCCCGGTTCGGGGCGATACGCGCGGCGCTGCGCCGGCTCGGCATGGCGGCCGGGCTGGTGACGCACCCTACCAGCATGCGCTACCTGACCGGCTGGTCCAACCCCAGCAAGCGGTTCTCGGGGCTGCTCGTCCCCGCCGACGGCGACCCCGTGCTGCTGCTGCCGGCGCTGGAGGAGGAGAGCGCCCGCGCGGCGACCGCCCTGCGGCTGGTCACCTGGAGCGACGGCGAGGATCCCTTCGCCCGGCTCGCCGGGCTGCTGCGGGAGGCCGGCGCGGGCGGCGGCGCGCTCGCGCTGGAGCAGGAGGCGTTCCCCGTCGGCCAGCTGGTGCGGGTGGCCGGCGCCCTCGGACTGGCGCCCGGCGCCCTCCTGGGCTCGGTGGCCGACCTGAGCCCGGTGCTGTCTGACCTGCGGGAGTGCAAGGGCGACGACGAGGTCGCGCGGATCCAGAGGGCAGCCGACCTCCTGGGACCGGCGCTGGACGTGGCGATGAAGGCCATCCGTCCCGGCATCACCGAGCGGGAGCTCGCCCGCACGCTCGAGGACGCCATGGCCGCCGCCGGGGCAGAGGGGGTCGCCTTCCCGACCCACGTGCTCTTCGGCCCGGCCTCCGCCCTGCCCCACGGCGAGACCGGCGACCGCGTGCTGGAGCGCGGTCAGGTGGTCCTGATGGACTTCGGGGCGCTGTACCGGGGATACCGCTCCGACATCACCCGCACCGTCTGCTGCGGCGAGTGGCCGGAGGAGCTGGCCCGGGTCTACGACGTGGTGCTGGCGGCCAACCGCGCGGCCATCGCCGCGGTGAAGCCGGGCGTCGCCCTGGGCGACGTGGACCGCGCGGCCCGGCGCGTGATCGAGGAGGCGGGCTACGGCGAGTACTTCATCCACCGCACCGGCCACGGGCTCGGGCTCGAGATCCACGAGGAGCCCTACGTGGTGGCTGGAAACCCGAAGCGCCTGCGGCCGGGCAACGTGGTCACCATCGAGCCCGGCGTCTACCTGCCCGGCGTGGGCGGCGTGCGCATCGAGGACGACGTGGTCGTCACCGAGACGGGCTGCCGGGTGCTGACCAGCTGGACGAAGGAGCGGCTCACCGCCGGCTGA
- a CDS encoding methyl-accepting chemotaxis protein, with the protein MQVGLVRRSSLALRVVLITLLAVALPAIGLVGTSAYLRDAVTRDIDRQANTTLQLAIQVHHSAIEGRLESLRSAASALLAGGEVAGVATGASASTAALEQFGKAMTGQADVLLVVDATGRVRYRYGAQPGDRVSYGGMVEAVLKDGMTITSAVRVAAADLQPERAVVRQQVPVNVIETPGAHHELTGTVLGDALALAAAAPVRGADGRIVGAVVLADILNNDPAIVDEVQRRSPDGTPLTATIALDGIRITTNVRRQGSVERAVGTIFSDAVMEHIRRGEAYQGRAVVVDHWQKTIYTPITDFSGQVIASAYVGIPEEHFEQVAGAFQLATGAGITIGVAALLIGALLPWWLARRTISRPLLQFSAALDAGDLSTTFTAPARDEVGRMADSLNGLLARVRQATAHVAGAAREVAALSASLLSSADRTAGLAADVAARTDAGAAVAGDLQQQSTEVGRGMADLSQAAEGIARGAQEQSSHIDRMMAMVDEIDRAGAASLAQGEAARQAAEQTFRLVREGDEALRATLEGVQRIAENAERAVALVERLGQHSRSINEISSTISEIAEQTNLLALNAAIEAARAGEHGRGFAVVASEVRRLAERSAQSTQEIGQLIGTTLSLIEQTVSAMRETRALAQDGVASGGQARESLDQILAASQTSAAAVDQIVRETLEPTAARVRHIAGAMQNVAAVVEENTASSEEMAASTERALESVEAISSGISEVSAMVSDIRNQMEKVVEAQTALREMAGRLQQVSAGLAQSIASLGGGEAGGEPGSGAEEPE; encoded by the coding sequence ATGCAAGTCGGTCTAGTTCGCCGCAGCTCGCTCGCCCTCCGAGTGGTGTTGATCACGCTGCTGGCGGTTGCCCTGCCCGCGATCGGCCTGGTGGGGACCAGCGCCTACCTGCGGGACGCCGTGACGCGCGATATCGACCGCCAGGCGAACACCACCCTGCAGCTTGCGATTCAGGTCCACCACTCCGCGATCGAGGGCCGGCTCGAGTCGCTCCGGTCGGCCGCGAGCGCTCTGCTCGCCGGCGGCGAGGTGGCCGGCGTCGCGACCGGGGCGAGCGCCTCCACCGCCGCGCTGGAGCAGTTCGGCAAGGCGATGACGGGCCAGGCGGACGTGCTCCTGGTGGTAGACGCCACCGGGCGGGTGCGGTACCGTTACGGCGCGCAGCCCGGCGACAGGGTGTCGTACGGCGGCATGGTCGAGGCGGTCCTGAAGGACGGCATGACCATTACCTCCGCGGTCCGGGTGGCGGCGGCGGACCTGCAGCCGGAGCGGGCGGTGGTGCGGCAGCAGGTGCCCGTCAACGTCATCGAGACGCCCGGGGCGCACCACGAGCTGACCGGAACGGTGCTGGGCGACGCGCTGGCCCTGGCCGCGGCGGCACCCGTCCGGGGGGCGGACGGCCGCATCGTCGGGGCCGTGGTGCTCGCCGACATCCTGAACAACGACCCCGCCATCGTCGACGAGGTGCAGCGGCGGTCTCCGGACGGCACGCCGCTCACCGCCACCATCGCGCTGGACGGCATCCGCATCACCACCAACGTCCGCCGGCAGGGGTCGGTGGAGCGGGCGGTGGGTACGATCTTCTCCGACGCGGTGATGGAGCACATCAGGAGGGGTGAGGCCTACCAGGGCAGGGCGGTGGTGGTGGACCACTGGCAGAAGACCATCTACACGCCCATCACCGATTTCAGCGGCCAGGTGATCGCCAGCGCCTATGTGGGCATTCCGGAGGAGCACTTCGAGCAGGTGGCGGGCGCATTCCAGTTGGCCACCGGCGCCGGCATCACCATCGGGGTTGCCGCGCTGCTGATCGGCGCGCTGCTGCCCTGGTGGCTGGCCAGGCGGACCATCAGCCGGCCGCTGCTGCAGTTCTCCGCGGCGCTGGATGCCGGCGACCTGTCCACGACCTTCACGGCCCCCGCGCGCGACGAGGTGGGCAGGATGGCGGACAGCCTCAACGGGCTGCTGGCGCGCGTGCGGCAGGCCACGGCCCACGTGGCCGGGGCCGCCCGCGAGGTCGCTGCGCTGAGCGCGTCGCTCCTCTCCTCCGCCGACCGGACGGCCGGGCTCGCGGCTGACGTGGCGGCCCGCACGGATGCGGGCGCGGCTGTGGCCGGCGACCTGCAGCAGCAGTCCACCGAGGTCGGACGGGGCATGGCCGACCTGAGCCAGGCCGCCGAGGGCATCGCCCGCGGCGCACAGGAGCAGTCCAGCCACATCGACCGGATGATGGCGATGGTCGACGAGATCGACCGCGCCGGCGCCGCGAGCCTGGCGCAGGGCGAGGCGGCCCGGCAGGCGGCGGAGCAGACGTTCCGGCTCGTCCGGGAGGGCGACGAGGCTCTGCGGGCCACCTTGGAGGGGGTGCAGCGGATCGCCGAGAACGCCGAGCGGGCCGTTGCGCTGGTGGAGCGGCTGGGCCAGCACTCCCGCTCGATCAACGAGATCTCCTCCACCATCTCCGAGATCGCGGAGCAGACCAACCTGCTGGCCCTGAACGCCGCCATCGAGGCGGCCAGGGCGGGCGAGCACGGGCGGGGCTTCGCGGTGGTCGCCAGCGAGGTCCGCCGGCTGGCGGAGCGCTCGGCCCAGTCCACCCAGGAGATCGGCCAGCTGATCGGCACGACGCTCAGCCTGATCGAGCAGACGGTCAGCGCCATGCGCGAGACCCGCGCCCTGGCGCAGGACGGCGTGGCCTCGGGCGGCCAGGCCCGGGAGAGCCTGGACCAGATCCTCGCCGCCAGCCAGACCTCGGCGGCCGCGGTGGACCAGATCGTCCGCGAGACGCTGGAGCCCACCGCCGCGCGCGTCCGCCACATCGCCGGGGCCATGCAGAACGTGGCCGCGGTGGTGGAGGAGAACACCGCCTCGTCCGAGGAGATGGCGGCTTCCACGGAGCGGGCGCTGGAATCGGTCGAGGCCATCTCGAGCGGGATCAGCGAGGTCTCGGCCATGGTGAGCGACATCCGCAACCAGATGGAGAAGGTGGTCGAGGCGCAGACCGCGCTGCGGGAGATGGCCGGGCGGCTGCAGCAGGTCTCGGCCGGCCTGGCGCAGTCGATCGCATCCCTCGGCGGCGGCGAGGCCGGCGGGGAGCCGGGATCCGGAGCCGAGGAGCCGGAATAG
- a CDS encoding branched-chain amino acid ABC transporter permease, with the protein MGQLLEQVVNGLQLGFVYALIAVGYTMVYGIIKLINFAHGDVIMVGAFVTFFGLVRGIPWPVAILVGMVTCALLGVVIERLAYRPLREKGAPRIAALITAIGVSLFIENFSSLRIAFGPDYRQFPAMIPRAQWNLFGVKVSSVQVLIIVSTLILVAILQLVVYRTKIGKAMRAVSMDMDAARLMGINVNQVIAFTFAIGSALAAAAGALLAAAYPQIWPYMGIMPGLKAFTAAVLGGIGSIPGALLGAVLMGQAEVLTAAYITTDFKDAVAFALLILVLLVRPAGLLGKAGPEKV; encoded by the coding sequence ATGGGCCAGTTACTAGAGCAGGTGGTCAACGGCCTCCAACTCGGATTTGTCTACGCCTTGATCGCGGTGGGCTACACCATGGTCTACGGCATCATCAAACTGATCAACTTCGCCCATGGAGATGTCATCATGGTGGGCGCCTTTGTCACCTTCTTCGGGCTGGTCCGGGGGATCCCGTGGCCCGTCGCCATCCTGGTCGGTATGGTCACCTGTGCTTTGCTGGGCGTGGTGATCGAGCGGCTGGCCTATCGGCCCCTGCGGGAGAAGGGGGCGCCGCGCATCGCGGCGCTCATCACCGCGATCGGCGTCTCGCTCTTCATTGAGAACTTCTCGAGCCTGCGGATCGCCTTCGGCCCGGACTACCGCCAGTTCCCGGCCATGATCCCGCGGGCCCAGTGGAACCTCTTCGGGGTGAAGGTGAGCAGCGTTCAGGTGCTGATCATCGTCTCCACGCTGATCCTGGTCGCGATCCTGCAGCTCGTGGTCTACCGGACCAAGATCGGCAAGGCGATGCGGGCGGTCTCGATGGACATGGACGCCGCCCGGCTGATGGGGATCAACGTGAACCAGGTGATCGCCTTCACCTTCGCCATCGGCTCCGCCCTCGCCGCCGCCGCCGGCGCGCTCCTGGCCGCGGCGTATCCGCAGATCTGGCCGTACATGGGCATCATGCCCGGCCTGAAGGCATTCACCGCGGCGGTGCTCGGCGGCATCGGCTCCATCCCCGGCGCCCTGCTGGGCGCGGTGCTGATGGGGCAGGCCGAGGTGCTGACGGCAGCCTACATCACCACCGACTTCAAGGACGCCGTCGCCTTCGCCCTGCTGATCCTCGTGCTGCTGGTCCGCCCGGCGGGTCTGCTCGGCAAGGCCGGACCGGAGAAGGTGTAG
- a CDS encoding ABC transporter substrate-binding protein yields the protein MKRALVGLLVVSMFVLAACGGSQAPGTSTGPGSSSSSSSSSSSSSGSGSGSGSAEKVIKIGLIAPLTGNVKTFGESSKMGFELALEQAGYKAGDFKVEAVSGDDKGDSTEGVNIATRMITQDGVKAIIGSVTSGVTIPVGIVANENKIPMITGTATAEGVTVNDDGSRKPFVFRACFIDPFQGQVAAKFALNDLGVKTAAVFYDKGNPYTVGLAESFRAEFEAGGGQIVAWESYSQDDTDFSAVMTNVAALKPDMLYLPDYYNKVSLLAKAAKDKGLDVPMLGGDGWDSTDLDFGTLDGNYFTAHYSADDPSPAVQKFVKDFEAKYGTKPDSFAALTYDATNIMLEAIRIAGTDDTDKIRQAIQDLKGFQAVGGSISFDEKGNPIKAATILQVKADKTYGFVTTVNP from the coding sequence ATGAAGCGTGCACTGGTTGGGCTCCTGGTAGTCTCCATGTTCGTGCTCGCGGCTTGTGGCGGTTCGCAGGCTCCGGGTACCAGCACCGGCCCCGGGTCGAGCTCCAGCAGCAGCTCGAGCTCGAGCAGCAGCTCCGGTTCCGGTTCCGGCTCCGGCTCGGCTGAGAAGGTCATCAAGATCGGCCTGATCGCGCCGCTGACGGGCAACGTGAAGACTTTCGGCGAGTCCTCCAAGATGGGCTTCGAGCTCGCACTTGAGCAGGCTGGCTACAAGGCCGGCGACTTCAAGGTCGAGGCCGTCTCCGGCGACGACAAGGGCGACTCCACCGAGGGCGTCAACATCGCGACCCGCATGATCACCCAGGACGGCGTCAAGGCCATCATCGGCTCCGTCACCTCCGGCGTCACCATCCCGGTCGGCATCGTGGCCAACGAGAACAAGATCCCGATGATCACCGGCACCGCGACCGCCGAGGGCGTCACCGTCAACGACGACGGCAGCCGGAAGCCCTTCGTCTTCCGCGCCTGCTTCATCGACCCGTTCCAGGGTCAGGTGGCCGCGAAGTTCGCCCTGAACGACCTGGGCGTCAAGACCGCCGCGGTCTTCTACGACAAGGGCAACCCGTACACCGTGGGCCTCGCCGAGTCGTTCCGGGCTGAGTTCGAGGCCGGCGGCGGCCAGATCGTGGCGTGGGAGTCCTACTCCCAGGACGACACCGACTTCTCCGCCGTGATGACCAACGTCGCTGCGCTGAAGCCCGACATGCTCTACCTGCCCGACTACTACAACAAGGTCTCCCTGCTGGCCAAGGCCGCCAAGGACAAGGGCCTGGACGTGCCCATGCTCGGCGGCGACGGCTGGGACTCCACCGACCTGGACTTCGGTACGCTGGACGGCAACTACTTCACCGCCCATTACTCGGCTGACGATCCCAGCCCGGCGGTCCAGAAGTTCGTCAAGGACTTCGAGGCCAAGTACGGCACCAAGCCCGACTCCTTCGCTGCTCTGACCTATGACGCCACCAACATCATGCTCGAGGCGATCCGCATCGCGGGGACCGACGACACCGACAAGATCCGTCAGGCCATCCAGGACCTGAAGGGCTTCCAGGCCGTCGGCGGCTCGATCTCCTTCGACGAGAAGGGCAACCCGATCAAGGCCGCGACCATCCTTCAGGTGAAGGCCGACAAGACCTACGGTTTCGTCACCACCGTCAACCCGTAA
- a CDS encoding branched-chain amino acid ABC transporter permease — protein sequence MQKKSILSFALVVALYVVIYFLRRAGVITTYWGLILDLALITTISAVGLSLIYGFAGQFSLGHAAFYGVGAYVGAFITKAYGGTPLNFVLGLIAGTLAAALIGFLIGLPILRLRSDYLGIATLGFGVIVKVLFDNSDKISKLLGGSMGMMGIPRITTFTWVFWCAVLVIWLARNLINSSHGLACISVREDEIAADIMGIDTTRFKMLAFTLGCGMAGLGGGLYAHLYSFLHPSNFFFLKSFDVLLIVVLGGLGSLTGTVVAAIGVVFLQEILRDVLGQQFLEWRGVVYALALIVLMILRPQGLMGGWEFSLDRLFVRRPKGGNARGAA from the coding sequence ATGCAGAAGAAGAGCATTCTCTCTTTCGCCCTGGTCGTCGCCCTCTACGTCGTGATCTACTTCCTGCGCAGGGCCGGGGTGATCACGACCTACTGGGGCCTGATCCTGGACCTGGCCCTGATCACGACCATTTCGGCGGTGGGCCTCAGCCTGATCTACGGCTTCGCCGGCCAGTTCTCGCTGGGCCACGCCGCCTTCTACGGCGTCGGCGCCTACGTGGGCGCCTTCATCACCAAGGCCTATGGCGGCACGCCGCTCAACTTCGTGCTGGGCCTGATCGCGGGCACCCTGGCCGCTGCGCTGATCGGCTTCCTGATCGGCCTGCCCATCCTCCGGCTGCGGTCGGACTACCTGGGCATCGCCACGCTGGGATTCGGCGTGATCGTCAAGGTGCTGTTCGACAACAGCGACAAGATCTCGAAGCTCCTGGGCGGCTCCATGGGCATGATGGGCATCCCGCGCATCACCACCTTCACCTGGGTCTTCTGGTGCGCGGTCCTGGTGATCTGGCTCGCCCGCAACCTGATCAACTCCAGCCACGGGCTGGCCTGCATCAGCGTGCGGGAGGACGAGATCGCCGCCGACATCATGGGCATCGACACCACCCGGTTCAAGATGCTGGCCTTCACCCTGGGCTGCGGCATGGCCGGGCTGGGCGGCGGACTCTACGCCCATCTCTACAGCTTCCTGCACCCCAGCAACTTCTTCTTCCTGAAGTCGTTCGACGTGCTGCTGATCGTGGTGCTGGGCGGCCTGGGCAGCCTGACGGGAACGGTGGTGGCCGCCATCGGCGTCGTCTTCCTGCAGGAGATCCTGCGCGACGTGCTGGGCCAGCAGTTCCTGGAGTGGCGCGGCGTCGTCTACGCCCTCGCACTCATCGTATTGATGATCCTTCGGCCGCAGGGGCTGATGGGCGGATGGGAGTTCAGCCTGGACCGGCTCTTCGTCCGCCGTCCGAAGGGAGGGAACGCCCGTGGCGCTGCTTGA
- a CDS encoding HAD family hydrolase has product MTDLPVRMLALDMDGTLLRSDETISPRNQAAVAACLERDIAVVLATGRFYPGVTPYLNCWPGSPIWVAACNGALLYAPGEDEPFSTRVVDPSLARAVVAWAGAQGVYVKVYVDDLVLVNRMTEETRAFMRRYGPRVRVERDLAAALQRGAAKILLFADVNEIPALEREVCARWGAGLEVTGSEPYVLELTAPGATKGDALRTLAERLGIDRRQVAAIGNERNDLSMILWAGRGATVQNANAAVREVAPRVVGHHDADGVAEFIESFLAPPGAV; this is encoded by the coding sequence ATGACGGATCTCCCCGTTCGCATGCTTGCACTGGACATGGACGGAACGCTGCTCCGCTCAGACGAGACGATCTCCCCGCGGAACCAGGCGGCCGTGGCCGCCTGCCTCGAGCGGGACATTGCGGTCGTGCTGGCCACGGGACGCTTCTACCCGGGCGTCACGCCGTACCTGAACTGCTGGCCCGGCAGCCCGATATGGGTCGCCGCCTGCAACGGGGCGCTGCTCTACGCCCCCGGGGAGGACGAGCCCTTCAGCACCCGGGTCGTGGACCCGTCCCTGGCGCGCGCGGTGGTCGCCTGGGCCGGCGCGCAGGGCGTCTACGTGAAGGTCTACGTCGACGACCTGGTCCTGGTCAACAGGATGACGGAGGAGACCCGGGCCTTTATGCGGCGGTACGGGCCGCGGGTCCGGGTGGAGCGGGATCTCGCGGCCGCGCTGCAGCGGGGAGCCGCCAAGATCCTCCTCTTCGCCGACGTGAACGAGATCCCGGCGCTGGAACGGGAGGTGTGTGCGCGCTGGGGCGCCGGGCTGGAGGTGACGGGCTCGGAACCCTACGTGCTGGAGCTGACGGCCCCCGGCGCCACGAAGGGCGACGCGCTCCGAACCCTGGCGGAGCGGCTGGGGATCGACCGCAGACAGGTGGCCGCCATCGGCAATGAGCGCAACGACCTGTCGATGATCCTCTGGGCGGGCCGCGGGGCCACGGTGCAGAATGCGAACGCGGCGGTGCGGGAGGTGGCGCCGCGGGTGGTCGGCCACCACGACGCGGACGGCGTGGCCGAGTTCATTGAATCCTTCCTGGCCCCGCCCGGGGCGGTGTAG
- a CDS encoding ABC transporter ATP-binding protein, producing MALLECRKVSRHFGGLKALVDFELTLEKGELVGLIGPNGAGKTTVFNVITGVFPPTLGEVVLEGRVINDRKPFQITQMGVARTFQNIRLFKEMTVLDNVRAVMHPRCGYNLLDSFVRTPRFARRERELTEEAEALLERMNLADRRHEKAGSLPYGAQRRLEIARALATRPKLLLLDEPAAGMNPSEVGQLVELIRKVKQEFDLTVLLIEHQMGLVMNLCERLVVLDFGQIIARGTPAEIQANPRVLEAYLGKAVAE from the coding sequence GTGGCGCTGCTTGAATGCCGTAAGGTCTCCCGCCACTTCGGCGGCCTGAAGGCCCTGGTCGACTTCGAACTGACCCTGGAGAAGGGCGAGCTGGTGGGCCTGATCGGGCCCAACGGCGCCGGCAAGACCACCGTCTTCAACGTGATCACCGGCGTCTTCCCGCCCACCCTGGGCGAGGTGGTCCTTGAGGGCCGCGTGATCAACGACCGCAAGCCCTTCCAGATCACCCAGATGGGCGTCGCCCGCACCTTCCAGAACATCCGGCTGTTCAAGGAGATGACTGTCCTGGACAACGTCCGGGCGGTGATGCACCCCCGGTGCGGCTACAACCTCCTCGACTCCTTCGTGCGCACGCCCCGGTTCGCCCGGCGCGAGCGGGAGCTCACCGAGGAGGCCGAGGCGCTGCTGGAGCGGATGAACCTGGCCGACCGGCGCCACGAGAAGGCGGGCTCCCTGCCGTACGGCGCCCAGCGCCGGCTGGAGATCGCCCGGGCCCTGGCCACCCGGCCCAAGCTGCTGCTGCTGGACGAGCCGGCCGCGGGCATGAACCCCTCGGAGGTCGGCCAGCTGGTCGAGCTGATCCGCAAGGTGAAGCAGGAGTTCGACCTGACCGTGCTGCTCATCGAGCACCAGATGGGCCTGGTGATGAACCTCTGCGAGCGGCTGGTGGTGCTGGACTTCGGCCAGATCATCGCCAGGGGTACGCCGGCCGAGATTCAGGCGAACCCCCGGGTGCTCGAGGCCTACCTCGGAAAGGCGGTGGCCGAATGA
- a CDS encoding heavy-metal-associated domain-containing protein has product MSFRMTTVKIAGMSCNHCVMGVKRALSAIPGIENLEVKVGEARFDGNVDLEAVKAAIEDEGYQVISVA; this is encoded by the coding sequence GTGAGTTTCAGGATGACCACCGTCAAGATCGCGGGCATGAGCTGCAACCACTGCGTGATGGGCGTCAAGCGGGCGCTGTCTGCCATCCCGGGCATCGAGAACCTCGAGGTGAAGGTCGGGGAGGCCCGGTTCGACGGGAACGTGGACCTCGAGGCGGTCAAGGCGGCCATCGAGGACGAGGGCTACCAGGTGATCTCAGTCGCCTAG
- a CDS encoding ABC transporter ATP-binding protein produces the protein MILQVQDLQVAYGNIQALHGVSLEVNEGEIVTLIGANGAGKSTTLRAISGLNRPKSGTIRFQGTDITRVPAHQIVAMGIGHVPEGRRVFPDLTVRENLELGAYIARPDTFHKNLAEVFERFPRLKEREFQKASTLSGGEQQMLALGRALMLQPKLLLLDEPSMGLAPRLVQEIFGIIAELNKRGTTILLVEQNAAMALSIAHRAYVLETGRVVLSGPAAELQSHPAVREAYLGGSGHGH, from the coding sequence ATGATCCTGCAGGTGCAAGACCTCCAGGTTGCCTATGGCAACATCCAGGCGCTGCACGGCGTCTCCCTCGAGGTGAACGAGGGCGAAATCGTTACCCTGATCGGCGCCAACGGCGCCGGCAAGTCCACCACCCTGCGGGCGATCTCGGGGCTCAACCGGCCCAAGAGCGGCACGATCCGCTTCCAGGGCACCGACATCACCCGGGTTCCGGCCCACCAGATCGTGGCGATGGGCATCGGCCACGTGCCGGAGGGGCGGCGGGTCTTCCCCGACCTGACGGTCCGCGAGAACCTGGAACTGGGCGCCTACATCGCCAGGCCCGACACCTTCCACAAGAACCTGGCGGAGGTGTTCGAGCGGTTCCCCCGGCTGAAGGAGCGCGAGTTCCAAAAGGCGTCGACCCTGTCCGGCGGCGAGCAGCAGATGTTGGCGCTGGGGCGTGCGCTCATGCTGCAGCCCAAGCTGCTCCTGCTGGACGAGCCCTCCATGGGCCTCGCGCCGCGGCTGGTGCAGGAGATCTTCGGCATCATCGCCGAGCTGAACAAGCGCGGCACGACCATCCTGCTGGTGGAGCAGAACGCGGCCATGGCGCTCTCCATCGCGCACCGGGCCTACGTGCTGGAGACGGGGCGGGTCGTCCTCTCCGGCCCGGCGGCGGAGCTGCAGTCGCACCCGGCTGTGCGGGAGGCGTACCTGGGCGGTTCCGGGCACGGCCACTGA
- a CDS encoding sulfate/molybdate ABC transporter ATP-binding protein, producing MSIQVRHLMKRFGDFAALRDVSLDIPDGKLVALLGPSGSGKTTLLRIIAGLEQQDEGVVLFDGKNYTYRNFRERRVGFVFQHYALFYHTTVFENVAFGLRVKPRAQRPSEAEIRRRVQDLLQLVHLEGMADRYPSQLSGGQRQRVALARALAIEPKVLLLDEPFGALDAKVREELRRWLRRLHDELHITTVLVTHDQDEALEVADQIVVMNQGRVEQIGTPEEVYEHPVNPFVCQFLGGTNVLPGRLDRGRMRIGPLEVEVPGHQDVRDTPALGYVRPHELVVHRDAVGEGGGLPMLVKNIHVIGPLVRVELGRTDTGESIEAELAKDRFRELGLTVGESVFVTPRRLRVFLGDAEVGLAH from the coding sequence ATGAGCATTCAGGTTCGTCACCTGATGAAGCGGTTCGGTGACTTCGCCGCCCTGCGGGATGTGAGTCTCGACATACCCGACGGCAAACTGGTCGCCCTGCTGGGCCCGTCCGGTTCAGGCAAGACCACCCTGCTGCGCATCATTGCAGGGCTGGAGCAGCAGGACGAGGGTGTGGTGCTGTTCGACGGCAAGAACTATACCTACCGCAACTTCCGGGAACGCAGGGTGGGCTTCGTCTTCCAGCACTACGCGCTGTTCTACCACACCACCGTGTTCGAGAACGTGGCGTTCGGCCTCCGGGTCAAGCCCAGGGCACAGCGGCCGTCGGAGGCCGAGATCCGCAGAAGGGTGCAGGACCTGCTGCAGCTCGTCCATCTCGAGGGCATGGCGGATCGGTACCCGTCGCAGCTCTCAGGCGGCCAGCGACAGCGGGTGGCGCTGGCCCGGGCGCTGGCCATCGAGCCCAAGGTCCTGCTCCTGGATGAGCCCTTCGGCGCCCTCGACGCCAAGGTGCGCGAGGAGCTGCGGCGCTGGCTGCGGCGGCTCCACGACGAGCTGCACATCACCACGGTACTCGTCACCCACGACCAGGATGAGGCGCTGGAGGTGGCCGACCAGATCGTGGTGATGAACCAGGGGCGCGTGGAGCAGATCGGCACGCCCGAGGAGGTCTACGAGCACCCGGTCAACCCCTTCGTCTGCCAGTTCCTGGGCGGCACCAACGTCCTGCCCGGCCGCCTCGACCGGGGTCGGATGCGCATCGGCCCCCTGGAGGTGGAGGTCCCCGGGCACCAGGATGTGCGGGACACCCCGGCGCTGGGCTACGTCCGGCCTCACGAGCTGGTGGTGCACAGGGATGCCGTCGGCGAGGGCGGCGGACTGCCCATGCTCGTGAAGAACATCCACGTGATCGGCCCCCTGGTGCGCGTGGAGCTGGGCCGGACCGACACCGGCGAGTCGATCGAGGCGGAGCTGGCGAAGGACCGGTTCCGGGAGCTGGGGCTCACCGTGGGCGAGAGCGTGTTCGTGACGCCGCGCCGGCTGCGGGTGTTCCTGGGCGACGCCGAGGTCGGCCTGGCTCATTAG